Proteins co-encoded in one Pongo pygmaeus isolate AG05252 chromosome 23, NHGRI_mPonPyg2-v2.0_pri, whole genome shotgun sequence genomic window:
- the CCDC188 gene encoding coiled-coil domain-containing protein 188 isoform X6, with protein MEGLKTLGPCGHPHPQCPPASASSSHGGGLDQPCQGFVGWPCLGPISSAHSVQSQRPFPVPGAGGSGPTVEGEAPGLFLSSQEQRARDTEGPRQGDLESGLGWGWPLHPGSNQGAPRQGGSIGSGPRPCPCPPLSWEGGALASPRAAPSKLQCGPLGSAEQSFLQLEQENHSLKRQNQDLREQLGALLGLGQQFLPLCPEHSSCTALAWPPDPAGTQPLGNRAPLQLLRRELCQGQEAFVQQSQNELQQIRLCFERKKMVITEVWDSVAEMHMALNNQATGLLNLKKDIRGVLDQMEDIQLEILRLLTLRLLLGALLVWTAAYVYVVNPTPFEGLVPPLLSRATVWKLRALLDPFLRLEVDGFLPF; from the exons atggaggggctGAAAACCCTGGGCCCCTgcggccacccccacccccagtgccccccagcctcagcctccagcagcCATGGAGGAGGCCTGGACCAGCCCTGCCAGGGATTTGTAGGGTGGCCCTGCCTGGGCCCCATCTCCTCTGCTCACTCAGTGCAGTCCCAGAGACCTTTCCCAGTCCCAGGGGCAGGGGGCAGTGGGCCCACGGTGGAGGGCGAGGCTCCCGGGCTCTTTCTGTCCAGCCAGGAGCAGAGAGCGAGAGACACTGAGGGGCCGAGACAAGGAGACCTGGAGTCAGGGCTCGGGTGGGGCTGGCCCCTGCACCCAGGGTCTAACCAGGGGGCTCCCAGGCAGGGGGGATCCATTGGCTCGGGGCCCAGACCCTGCCCATGCCCACCCCTGTCGTGGGAGGGAGGGGCCCTGGCCTCGCCCAGGGCAGCCCCGTCCAAGCTTCAGTGCGGGCCTCTGGGCTCTGCAGAACAGTCCTTCCTGCAGCTGGAGCAGGAGAACCACAGCCTG AAAAGGCAGAACCAGGACCTTCGGGAGCAGCTGGGGGCCCTCCTGGGGCTGGGGCAGCAGTTCCTGCCCCTGTGTCCCGAACACTCAAGCTGCACTGCTCTGGCCTGG CCCCCCGACCCAGCTGGCACGCAGCCCTTGGGGAACAGGGCGCCTCTGCAGCTGCTGCGGCGGGAGCTGTGCCAGGGGCAAGAGGCTTTCGTGCAGCAGTCCCAG AACGAGCTGCAGCAGATCCGCCTGTGCTTTGAGAGGAAGAAGATGGTCATCACAGAG GTGTGGGACAGCGTGGCTGAGATGCACATGGCCCTGAACAACCAGGCCACCGGGCTTCTG AACCTCAAGAAGGACATCCGGGGCGTGCTGGACCAGATGGAGGACATCCAGCTGGAGATTCTCAG GCTGCTGACCCTGAGGCTGCTGCTGGGCGCCCTGCTGGTCTGGACCGCTGCCTACGTGTACGTGGTGAACCCCACACCTTTCGAGGGGCTGGTGCCACCCCTGCTGAGCCGTGCCACCGTCTGGAAGCTCCGGGCCCTGCTGGACCCCTTCCTGCGCCTCGAAGTGGACGGCTTCCTGCCCTTCTAG
- the CCDC188 gene encoding coiled-coil domain-containing protein 188 isoform X7, which produces MEGLKTLGPCGHPHPQCPPASASSSHGGGLDQPCQGFVGWPCLGPISSAHSVQSQRPFPVPGAGGSGPTVEGEAPGLFLSSQEQRARDTEGPRQGDLESGLGWGWPLHPGSNQGAPRQGGSIGSGPRPCPCPPLSWEGGALASPRAAPSKLQCGPLGSAEQSFLQLEQENHSLKRQNQDLREQLGALLGLGQQFLPLCPEHSSCTALAWVWDSVAEMHMALNNQATGLLNLKKDIRGVLDQMEDIQLEILRERAQCRTRVRKEKLMASMSKGRPKLGSSKGLAGQLWLLTLRLLLGALLVWTAAYVYVVNPTPFEGLVPPLLSRATVWKLRALLDPFLRLEVDGFLPF; this is translated from the exons atggaggggctGAAAACCCTGGGCCCCTgcggccacccccacccccagtgccccccagcctcagcctccagcagcCATGGAGGAGGCCTGGACCAGCCCTGCCAGGGATTTGTAGGGTGGCCCTGCCTGGGCCCCATCTCCTCTGCTCACTCAGTGCAGTCCCAGAGACCTTTCCCAGTCCCAGGGGCAGGGGGCAGTGGGCCCACGGTGGAGGGCGAGGCTCCCGGGCTCTTTCTGTCCAGCCAGGAGCAGAGAGCGAGAGACACTGAGGGGCCGAGACAAGGAGACCTGGAGTCAGGGCTCGGGTGGGGCTGGCCCCTGCACCCAGGGTCTAACCAGGGGGCTCCCAGGCAGGGGGGATCCATTGGCTCGGGGCCCAGACCCTGCCCATGCCCACCCCTGTCGTGGGAGGGAGGGGCCCTGGCCTCGCCCAGGGCAGCCCCGTCCAAGCTTCAGTGCGGGCCTCTGGGCTCTGCAGAACAGTCCTTCCTGCAGCTGGAGCAGGAGAACCACAGCCTG AAAAGGCAGAACCAGGACCTTCGGGAGCAGCTGGGGGCCCTCCTGGGGCTGGGGCAGCAGTTCCTGCCCCTGTGTCCCGAACACTCAAGCTGCACTGCTCTGGCCTGG GTGTGGGACAGCGTGGCTGAGATGCACATGGCCCTGAACAACCAGGCCACCGGGCTTCTG AACCTCAAGAAGGACATCCGGGGCGTGCTGGACCAGATGGAGGACATCCAGCTGGAGATTCTCAG GGAGCGGGCCCAGTGCCGCACTCGAGTCAGGAAGGAGAAGCTGATGGCAAGCATGTCG AAAgggaggccaaagctgggaaGCTCCAAGGGCCTGGCAGGCCAGCTCTG GCTGCTGACCCTGAGGCTGCTGCTGGGCGCCCTGCTGGTCTGGACCGCTGCCTACGTGTACGTGGTGAACCCCACACCTTTCGAGGGGCTGGTGCCACCCCTGCTGAGCCGTGCCACCGTCTGGAAGCTCCGGGCCCTGCTGGACCCCTTCCTGCGCCTCGAAGTGGACGGCTTCCTGCCCTTCTAG
- the CCDC188 gene encoding coiled-coil domain-containing protein 188 isoform X3: protein MEGLKTLGPCGHPHPQCPPASASSSHGGGLDQPCQGFVGWPCLGPISSAHSVQSQRPFPVPGAGGSGPTVEGEAPGLFLSSQEQRARDTEGPRQGDLESGLGWGWPLHPGSNQGAPRQGGSIGSGPRPCPCPPLSWEGGALASPRAAPSKLQCGPLGSAEQSFLQLEQENHSLKRQNQDLREQLGALLGLGQQFLPLCPEHSSCTALAWNELQQIRLCFERKKMVITEVWDSVAEMHMALNNQATGLLNLKKDIRGVLDQMEDIQLEILRERAQCRTRVRKEKLMASMSAADPEAAAGRPAGLDRCLRVRGEPHTFRGAGATPAEPCHRLEAPGPAGPLPAPRSGRLPALLGQRPSGPSEEARRPALPRMPSGRASHLHTTPLCTIPARSCREGWRWGLS from the exons atggaggggctGAAAACCCTGGGCCCCTgcggccacccccacccccagtgccccccagcctcagcctccagcagcCATGGAGGAGGCCTGGACCAGCCCTGCCAGGGATTTGTAGGGTGGCCCTGCCTGGGCCCCATCTCCTCTGCTCACTCAGTGCAGTCCCAGAGACCTTTCCCAGTCCCAGGGGCAGGGGGCAGTGGGCCCACGGTGGAGGGCGAGGCTCCCGGGCTCTTTCTGTCCAGCCAGGAGCAGAGAGCGAGAGACACTGAGGGGCCGAGACAAGGAGACCTGGAGTCAGGGCTCGGGTGGGGCTGGCCCCTGCACCCAGGGTCTAACCAGGGGGCTCCCAGGCAGGGGGGATCCATTGGCTCGGGGCCCAGACCCTGCCCATGCCCACCCCTGTCGTGGGAGGGAGGGGCCCTGGCCTCGCCCAGGGCAGCCCCGTCCAAGCTTCAGTGCGGGCCTCTGGGCTCTGCAGAACAGTCCTTCCTGCAGCTGGAGCAGGAGAACCACAGCCTG AAAAGGCAGAACCAGGACCTTCGGGAGCAGCTGGGGGCCCTCCTGGGGCTGGGGCAGCAGTTCCTGCCCCTGTGTCCCGAACACTCAAGCTGCACTGCTCTGGCCTGG AACGAGCTGCAGCAGATCCGCCTGTGCTTTGAGAGGAAGAAGATGGTCATCACAGAG GTGTGGGACAGCGTGGCTGAGATGCACATGGCCCTGAACAACCAGGCCACCGGGCTTCTG AACCTCAAGAAGGACATCCGGGGCGTGCTGGACCAGATGGAGGACATCCAGCTGGAGATTCTCAG GGAGCGGGCCCAGTGCCGCACTCGAGTCAGGAAGGAGAAGCTGATGGCAAGCATGTCG GCTGCTGACCCTGAGGCTGCTGCTGGGCGCCCTGCTGGTCTGGACCGCTGCCTACGTGTACGTGGTGAACCCCACACCTTTCGAGGGGCTGGTGCCACCCCTGCTGAGCCGTGCCACCGTCTGGAAGCTCCGGGCCCTGCTGGACCCCTTCCTGCGCCTCGAAGTGGACGGCTTCCTGCCCTTCTAGGCCAGAGGCCCAGCGGCCCCAGCGAGGAGGCCAGGCGACCAGCACTGCCCCGGATGCCCAGTGGCCGTGCCAGCCACCTGCACACCACACCACTGTGCACCATCCCTGCCAGGAGCTGCAGAGAagggtggaggtggggtctgTCCTGA
- the CCDC188 gene encoding coiled-coil domain-containing protein 188 isoform X2 yields MEGLKTLGPCGHPHPQCPPASASSSHGGGLDQPCQGFVGWPCLGPISSAHSVQSQRPFPVPGAGGSGPTVEGEAPGLFLSSQEQRARDTEGPRQGDLESGLGWGWPLHPGSNQGAPRQGGSIGSGPRPCPCPPLSWEGGALASPRAAPSKLQCGPLGSAEQSFLQLEQENHSLKRQNQDLREQLGALLGLGQQFLPLCPEHSSCTALAWPPDPAGTQPLGNRAPLQLLRRELCQGQEAFVQQSQNELQQIRLCFERKKMVITEVWDSVAEMHMALNNQATGLLNLKKDIRGVLDQMEDIQLEILRERAQCRTRVRKEKLMASMSKGRPKLGSSKGLAGQLWLLTLRLLLGALLVWTAAYVYVVNPTPFEGLVPPLLSRATVWKLRALLDPFLRLEVDGFLPF; encoded by the exons atggaggggctGAAAACCCTGGGCCCCTgcggccacccccacccccagtgccccccagcctcagcctccagcagcCATGGAGGAGGCCTGGACCAGCCCTGCCAGGGATTTGTAGGGTGGCCCTGCCTGGGCCCCATCTCCTCTGCTCACTCAGTGCAGTCCCAGAGACCTTTCCCAGTCCCAGGGGCAGGGGGCAGTGGGCCCACGGTGGAGGGCGAGGCTCCCGGGCTCTTTCTGTCCAGCCAGGAGCAGAGAGCGAGAGACACTGAGGGGCCGAGACAAGGAGACCTGGAGTCAGGGCTCGGGTGGGGCTGGCCCCTGCACCCAGGGTCTAACCAGGGGGCTCCCAGGCAGGGGGGATCCATTGGCTCGGGGCCCAGACCCTGCCCATGCCCACCCCTGTCGTGGGAGGGAGGGGCCCTGGCCTCGCCCAGGGCAGCCCCGTCCAAGCTTCAGTGCGGGCCTCTGGGCTCTGCAGAACAGTCCTTCCTGCAGCTGGAGCAGGAGAACCACAGCCTG AAAAGGCAGAACCAGGACCTTCGGGAGCAGCTGGGGGCCCTCCTGGGGCTGGGGCAGCAGTTCCTGCCCCTGTGTCCCGAACACTCAAGCTGCACTGCTCTGGCCTGG CCCCCCGACCCAGCTGGCACGCAGCCCTTGGGGAACAGGGCGCCTCTGCAGCTGCTGCGGCGGGAGCTGTGCCAGGGGCAAGAGGCTTTCGTGCAGCAGTCCCAG AACGAGCTGCAGCAGATCCGCCTGTGCTTTGAGAGGAAGAAGATGGTCATCACAGAG GTGTGGGACAGCGTGGCTGAGATGCACATGGCCCTGAACAACCAGGCCACCGGGCTTCTG AACCTCAAGAAGGACATCCGGGGCGTGCTGGACCAGATGGAGGACATCCAGCTGGAGATTCTCAG GGAGCGGGCCCAGTGCCGCACTCGAGTCAGGAAGGAGAAGCTGATGGCAAGCATGTCG AAAgggaggccaaagctgggaaGCTCCAAGGGCCTGGCAGGCCAGCTCTG GCTGCTGACCCTGAGGCTGCTGCTGGGCGCCCTGCTGGTCTGGACCGCTGCCTACGTGTACGTGGTGAACCCCACACCTTTCGAGGGGCTGGTGCCACCCCTGCTGAGCCGTGCCACCGTCTGGAAGCTCCGGGCCCTGCTGGACCCCTTCCTGCGCCTCGAAGTGGACGGCTTCCTGCCCTTCTAG
- the CCDC188 gene encoding coiled-coil domain-containing protein 188 isoform X4: MEGLKTLGPCGHPHPQCPPASASSSHGGGLDQPCQGFVGWPCLGPISSAHSVQSQRPFPVPGAGGSGPTVEGEAPGLFLSSQEQRARDTEGPRQGDLESGLGWGWPLHPGSNQGAPRQGGSIGSGPRPCPCPPLSWEGGALASPRAAPSKLQCGPLGSAEQSFLQLEQENHSLKRQNQDLREQLGALLGLGQQFLPLCPEHSSCTALAWVWDSVAEMHMALNNQATGLLNLKKDIRGVLDQMEDIQLEILRERAQCRTRVRKEKLMASMSAADPEAAAGRPAGLDRCLRVRGEPHTFRGAGATPAEPCHRLEAPGPAGPLPAPRSGRLPALLGQRPSGPSEEARRPALPRMPSGRASHLHTTPLCTIPARSCREGWRWGLS; the protein is encoded by the exons atggaggggctGAAAACCCTGGGCCCCTgcggccacccccacccccagtgccccccagcctcagcctccagcagcCATGGAGGAGGCCTGGACCAGCCCTGCCAGGGATTTGTAGGGTGGCCCTGCCTGGGCCCCATCTCCTCTGCTCACTCAGTGCAGTCCCAGAGACCTTTCCCAGTCCCAGGGGCAGGGGGCAGTGGGCCCACGGTGGAGGGCGAGGCTCCCGGGCTCTTTCTGTCCAGCCAGGAGCAGAGAGCGAGAGACACTGAGGGGCCGAGACAAGGAGACCTGGAGTCAGGGCTCGGGTGGGGCTGGCCCCTGCACCCAGGGTCTAACCAGGGGGCTCCCAGGCAGGGGGGATCCATTGGCTCGGGGCCCAGACCCTGCCCATGCCCACCCCTGTCGTGGGAGGGAGGGGCCCTGGCCTCGCCCAGGGCAGCCCCGTCCAAGCTTCAGTGCGGGCCTCTGGGCTCTGCAGAACAGTCCTTCCTGCAGCTGGAGCAGGAGAACCACAGCCTG AAAAGGCAGAACCAGGACCTTCGGGAGCAGCTGGGGGCCCTCCTGGGGCTGGGGCAGCAGTTCCTGCCCCTGTGTCCCGAACACTCAAGCTGCACTGCTCTGGCCTGG GTGTGGGACAGCGTGGCTGAGATGCACATGGCCCTGAACAACCAGGCCACCGGGCTTCTG AACCTCAAGAAGGACATCCGGGGCGTGCTGGACCAGATGGAGGACATCCAGCTGGAGATTCTCAG GGAGCGGGCCCAGTGCCGCACTCGAGTCAGGAAGGAGAAGCTGATGGCAAGCATGTCG GCTGCTGACCCTGAGGCTGCTGCTGGGCGCCCTGCTGGTCTGGACCGCTGCCTACGTGTACGTGGTGAACCCCACACCTTTCGAGGGGCTGGTGCCACCCCTGCTGAGCCGTGCCACCGTCTGGAAGCTCCGGGCCCTGCTGGACCCCTTCCTGCGCCTCGAAGTGGACGGCTTCCTGCCCTTCTAGGCCAGAGGCCCAGCGGCCCCAGCGAGGAGGCCAGGCGACCAGCACTGCCCCGGATGCCCAGTGGCCGTGCCAGCCACCTGCACACCACACCACTGTGCACCATCCCTGCCAGGAGCTGCAGAGAagggtggaggtggggtctgTCCTGA
- the CCDC188 gene encoding coiled-coil domain-containing protein 188 isoform X9, translated as MEGLKTLGPCGHPHPQCPPASASSSHGGGLDQPCQGFVGWPCLGPISSAHSVQSQRPFPVPGAGGSGPTVEGEAPGLFLSSQEQRARDTEGPRQGDLESGLGWGWPLHPGSNQGAPRQGGSIGSGPRPCPCPPLSWEGGALASPRAAPSKLQCGPLGSAEQSFLQLEQENHSLKRQNQDLREQLGALLGLGQQFLPLCPEHSSCTALAWNELQQIRLCFERKKMVITEVWDSVAEMHMALNNQATGLLNLKKDIRGVLDQMEDIQLEILRLLTLRLLLGALLVWTAAYVYVVNPTPFEGLVPPLLSRATVWKLRALLDPFLRLEVDGFLPF; from the exons atggaggggctGAAAACCCTGGGCCCCTgcggccacccccacccccagtgccccccagcctcagcctccagcagcCATGGAGGAGGCCTGGACCAGCCCTGCCAGGGATTTGTAGGGTGGCCCTGCCTGGGCCCCATCTCCTCTGCTCACTCAGTGCAGTCCCAGAGACCTTTCCCAGTCCCAGGGGCAGGGGGCAGTGGGCCCACGGTGGAGGGCGAGGCTCCCGGGCTCTTTCTGTCCAGCCAGGAGCAGAGAGCGAGAGACACTGAGGGGCCGAGACAAGGAGACCTGGAGTCAGGGCTCGGGTGGGGCTGGCCCCTGCACCCAGGGTCTAACCAGGGGGCTCCCAGGCAGGGGGGATCCATTGGCTCGGGGCCCAGACCCTGCCCATGCCCACCCCTGTCGTGGGAGGGAGGGGCCCTGGCCTCGCCCAGGGCAGCCCCGTCCAAGCTTCAGTGCGGGCCTCTGGGCTCTGCAGAACAGTCCTTCCTGCAGCTGGAGCAGGAGAACCACAGCCTG AAAAGGCAGAACCAGGACCTTCGGGAGCAGCTGGGGGCCCTCCTGGGGCTGGGGCAGCAGTTCCTGCCCCTGTGTCCCGAACACTCAAGCTGCACTGCTCTGGCCTGG AACGAGCTGCAGCAGATCCGCCTGTGCTTTGAGAGGAAGAAGATGGTCATCACAGAG GTGTGGGACAGCGTGGCTGAGATGCACATGGCCCTGAACAACCAGGCCACCGGGCTTCTG AACCTCAAGAAGGACATCCGGGGCGTGCTGGACCAGATGGAGGACATCCAGCTGGAGATTCTCAG GCTGCTGACCCTGAGGCTGCTGCTGGGCGCCCTGCTGGTCTGGACCGCTGCCTACGTGTACGTGGTGAACCCCACACCTTTCGAGGGGCTGGTGCCACCCCTGCTGAGCCGTGCCACCGTCTGGAAGCTCCGGGCCCTGCTGGACCCCTTCCTGCGCCTCGAAGTGGACGGCTTCCTGCCCTTCTAG
- the CCDC188 gene encoding coiled-coil domain-containing protein 188 isoform X5 has translation MEGLKTLGPCGHPHPQCPPASASSSHGGGLDQPCQGFVGWPCLGPISSAHSVQSQRPFPVPGAGGSGPTVEGEAPGLFLSSQEQRARDTEGPRQGDLESGLGWGWPLHPGSNQGAPRQGGSIGSGPRPCPCPPLSWEGGALASPRAAPSKLQCGPLGSAEQSFLQLEQENHSLKRQNQDLREQLGALLGLGQQFLPLCPEHSSCTALAWNELQQIRLCFERKKMVITEVWDSVAEMHMALNNQATGLLNLKKDIRGVLDQMEDIQLEILRERAQCRTRVRKEKLMASMSKGRPKLGSSKGLAGQLWLLTLRLLLGALLVWTAAYVYVVNPTPFEGLVPPLLSRATVWKLRALLDPFLRLEVDGFLPF, from the exons atggaggggctGAAAACCCTGGGCCCCTgcggccacccccacccccagtgccccccagcctcagcctccagcagcCATGGAGGAGGCCTGGACCAGCCCTGCCAGGGATTTGTAGGGTGGCCCTGCCTGGGCCCCATCTCCTCTGCTCACTCAGTGCAGTCCCAGAGACCTTTCCCAGTCCCAGGGGCAGGGGGCAGTGGGCCCACGGTGGAGGGCGAGGCTCCCGGGCTCTTTCTGTCCAGCCAGGAGCAGAGAGCGAGAGACACTGAGGGGCCGAGACAAGGAGACCTGGAGTCAGGGCTCGGGTGGGGCTGGCCCCTGCACCCAGGGTCTAACCAGGGGGCTCCCAGGCAGGGGGGATCCATTGGCTCGGGGCCCAGACCCTGCCCATGCCCACCCCTGTCGTGGGAGGGAGGGGCCCTGGCCTCGCCCAGGGCAGCCCCGTCCAAGCTTCAGTGCGGGCCTCTGGGCTCTGCAGAACAGTCCTTCCTGCAGCTGGAGCAGGAGAACCACAGCCTG AAAAGGCAGAACCAGGACCTTCGGGAGCAGCTGGGGGCCCTCCTGGGGCTGGGGCAGCAGTTCCTGCCCCTGTGTCCCGAACACTCAAGCTGCACTGCTCTGGCCTGG AACGAGCTGCAGCAGATCCGCCTGTGCTTTGAGAGGAAGAAGATGGTCATCACAGAG GTGTGGGACAGCGTGGCTGAGATGCACATGGCCCTGAACAACCAGGCCACCGGGCTTCTG AACCTCAAGAAGGACATCCGGGGCGTGCTGGACCAGATGGAGGACATCCAGCTGGAGATTCTCAG GGAGCGGGCCCAGTGCCGCACTCGAGTCAGGAAGGAGAAGCTGATGGCAAGCATGTCG AAAgggaggccaaagctgggaaGCTCCAAGGGCCTGGCAGGCCAGCTCTG GCTGCTGACCCTGAGGCTGCTGCTGGGCGCCCTGCTGGTCTGGACCGCTGCCTACGTGTACGTGGTGAACCCCACACCTTTCGAGGGGCTGGTGCCACCCCTGCTGAGCCGTGCCACCGTCTGGAAGCTCCGGGCCCTGCTGGACCCCTTCCTGCGCCTCGAAGTGGACGGCTTCCTGCCCTTCTAG
- the CCDC188 gene encoding coiled-coil domain-containing protein 188 isoform X1, with product MEGLKTLGPCGHPHPQCPPASASSSHGGGLDQPCQGFVGWPCLGPISSAHSVQSQRPFPVPGAGGSGPTVEGEAPGLFLSSQEQRARDTEGPRQGDLESGLGWGWPLHPGSNQGAPRQGGSIGSGPRPCPCPPLSWEGGALASPRAAPSKLQCGPLGSAEQSFLQLEQENHSLKRQNQDLREQLGALLGLGQQFLPLCPEHSSCTALAWPPDPAGTQPLGNRAPLQLLRRELCQGQEAFVQQSQNELQQIRLCFERKKMVITEVWDSVAEMHMALNNQATGLLNLKKDIRGVLDQMEDIQLEILRERAQCRTRVRKEKLMASMSAADPEAAAGRPAGLDRCLRVRGEPHTFRGAGATPAEPCHRLEAPGPAGPLPAPRSGRLPALLGQRPSGPSEEARRPALPRMPSGRASHLHTTPLCTIPARSCREGWRWGLS from the exons atggaggggctGAAAACCCTGGGCCCCTgcggccacccccacccccagtgccccccagcctcagcctccagcagcCATGGAGGAGGCCTGGACCAGCCCTGCCAGGGATTTGTAGGGTGGCCCTGCCTGGGCCCCATCTCCTCTGCTCACTCAGTGCAGTCCCAGAGACCTTTCCCAGTCCCAGGGGCAGGGGGCAGTGGGCCCACGGTGGAGGGCGAGGCTCCCGGGCTCTTTCTGTCCAGCCAGGAGCAGAGAGCGAGAGACACTGAGGGGCCGAGACAAGGAGACCTGGAGTCAGGGCTCGGGTGGGGCTGGCCCCTGCACCCAGGGTCTAACCAGGGGGCTCCCAGGCAGGGGGGATCCATTGGCTCGGGGCCCAGACCCTGCCCATGCCCACCCCTGTCGTGGGAGGGAGGGGCCCTGGCCTCGCCCAGGGCAGCCCCGTCCAAGCTTCAGTGCGGGCCTCTGGGCTCTGCAGAACAGTCCTTCCTGCAGCTGGAGCAGGAGAACCACAGCCTG AAAAGGCAGAACCAGGACCTTCGGGAGCAGCTGGGGGCCCTCCTGGGGCTGGGGCAGCAGTTCCTGCCCCTGTGTCCCGAACACTCAAGCTGCACTGCTCTGGCCTGG CCCCCCGACCCAGCTGGCACGCAGCCCTTGGGGAACAGGGCGCCTCTGCAGCTGCTGCGGCGGGAGCTGTGCCAGGGGCAAGAGGCTTTCGTGCAGCAGTCCCAG AACGAGCTGCAGCAGATCCGCCTGTGCTTTGAGAGGAAGAAGATGGTCATCACAGAG GTGTGGGACAGCGTGGCTGAGATGCACATGGCCCTGAACAACCAGGCCACCGGGCTTCTG AACCTCAAGAAGGACATCCGGGGCGTGCTGGACCAGATGGAGGACATCCAGCTGGAGATTCTCAG GGAGCGGGCCCAGTGCCGCACTCGAGTCAGGAAGGAGAAGCTGATGGCAAGCATGTCG GCTGCTGACCCTGAGGCTGCTGCTGGGCGCCCTGCTGGTCTGGACCGCTGCCTACGTGTACGTGGTGAACCCCACACCTTTCGAGGGGCTGGTGCCACCCCTGCTGAGCCGTGCCACCGTCTGGAAGCTCCGGGCCCTGCTGGACCCCTTCCTGCGCCTCGAAGTGGACGGCTTCCTGCCCTTCTAGGCCAGAGGCCCAGCGGCCCCAGCGAGGAGGCCAGGCGACCAGCACTGCCCCGGATGCCCAGTGGCCGTGCCAGCCACCTGCACACCACACCACTGTGCACCATCCCTGCCAGGAGCTGCAGAGAagggtggaggtggggtctgTCCTGA
- the CCDC188 gene encoding coiled-coil domain-containing protein 188 isoform X11, whose translation MEGLKTLGPCGHPHPQCPPASASSSHGGGLDQPCQGFVGWPCLGPISSAHSVQSQRPFPVPGAGGSGPTVEGEAPGLFLSSQEQRARDTEGPRQGDLESGLGWGWPLHPGSNQGAPRQGGSIGSGPRPCPCPPLSWEGGALASPRAAPSKLQCGPLGSAEQSFLQLEQENHSLKRQNQDLREQLGALLGLGQQFLPLCPEHSSCTALAWPPDPAGTQPLGNRAPLQLLRRELCQGQEAFVQQSQNELQQIRLCFERKKMVITEVWDSVAEMHMALNNQATGLLNLKKDIRGVLDQMEDIQLEILRKGGQSWEAPRAWQASSGC comes from the exons atggaggggctGAAAACCCTGGGCCCCTgcggccacccccacccccagtgccccccagcctcagcctccagcagcCATGGAGGAGGCCTGGACCAGCCCTGCCAGGGATTTGTAGGGTGGCCCTGCCTGGGCCCCATCTCCTCTGCTCACTCAGTGCAGTCCCAGAGACCTTTCCCAGTCCCAGGGGCAGGGGGCAGTGGGCCCACGGTGGAGGGCGAGGCTCCCGGGCTCTTTCTGTCCAGCCAGGAGCAGAGAGCGAGAGACACTGAGGGGCCGAGACAAGGAGACCTGGAGTCAGGGCTCGGGTGGGGCTGGCCCCTGCACCCAGGGTCTAACCAGGGGGCTCCCAGGCAGGGGGGATCCATTGGCTCGGGGCCCAGACCCTGCCCATGCCCACCCCTGTCGTGGGAGGGAGGGGCCCTGGCCTCGCCCAGGGCAGCCCCGTCCAAGCTTCAGTGCGGGCCTCTGGGCTCTGCAGAACAGTCCTTCCTGCAGCTGGAGCAGGAGAACCACAGCCTG AAAAGGCAGAACCAGGACCTTCGGGAGCAGCTGGGGGCCCTCCTGGGGCTGGGGCAGCAGTTCCTGCCCCTGTGTCCCGAACACTCAAGCTGCACTGCTCTGGCCTGG CCCCCCGACCCAGCTGGCACGCAGCCCTTGGGGAACAGGGCGCCTCTGCAGCTGCTGCGGCGGGAGCTGTGCCAGGGGCAAGAGGCTTTCGTGCAGCAGTCCCAG AACGAGCTGCAGCAGATCCGCCTGTGCTTTGAGAGGAAGAAGATGGTCATCACAGAG GTGTGGGACAGCGTGGCTGAGATGCACATGGCCCTGAACAACCAGGCCACCGGGCTTCTG AACCTCAAGAAGGACATCCGGGGCGTGCTGGACCAGATGGAGGACATCCAGCTGGAGATTCTCAG AAAgggaggccaaagctgggaaGCTCCAAGGGCCTGGCAGGCCAGCTCTG GCTGCTGA